GACTTACGACGGATATACCAAATATTATTTTTACAGAAGCATTTTTGAGCTTTATTGGACTTGGAGTACCCATTCCACAGGCTTCGCTTGGAAATTTGGTCTATGACGGGTCGTCTAATATAACTTCTTATCCGTATTTATTTATTATTCCGTCAGTTGTAATTTCACTTATTACATTGTCATTTAATATTATAGGAGATGCACTAAATGATGCACTAAATCCTAAATTGAGAAGTTAAAATTTAATTTTTTCTAAAAATTTGGAAAGGAAAAAATGGAAAAAATGGGAAAAAAATTATTGGAAGTAAAAAATTTAAGTGTTTCTTTTAATACTTATGCAGGAGAAGTTCAGGCGCTTCGTGGAATAAGTTTTTTCGTTGAAAGAGGAGAAACTTTGGCAATTGTCGGAGAATCTGGAAGTGGAAAGTCGGTTACAGTTCAGACGATTATGAAACTTATTCAAATGCCGCCGGGAGAGATAAAATCGGGAGAAATTTTGTTTGACGGAGAAGATTTGGTCACTATAAGTGATGAAAAAATGGCAAAACTTCGTGGTGGAAAAATTGGGATGATATTTCAAGATCCAATGACTTCACTAAATCCAACAATGAAAATTGGAAAGCAGATTATGGAAGGAATTTTAATTCATAAAAAAGTAAATAAAATTGAAGCTAAAAAGAGAGCTATTGAAATGCTTAAAAAAGTTGGAATTCCAAAGCCAGAAGAGCGATTTAATCAATATCCACATGAATTTTCTGGAGGAATGCGGCAAAGAGTTGTAATTGCAATCGCTCTTGCATGTGAGCCAGATTTACTTATCTGTGATGAGCCAACAACGGCGTTAGATGTTACAATTCAAGCACAGATACTGGATTTGATAAATGAAATAAAAAAGGAATTAAATATAGCGGTCATTCTTATAACTCATGATTTGGGAGTTGTAGCGCAAACGGCAGATAGAGTTATTGTTATGTACGCAGGAGAAAAATTGGAAGAAGCGCCAGTCAGAGAATTATTTAAAAATCCAAAGCATCCTTACACTTGGGGACTATTAAAATCACTTCCAAGACTGGATATGAACTCAAATGAAAGGCTTACTTCAATTCCTGGAACACCGCCAGATTTGTTAAATCCGCCAAAAGGAGATCCATTTGCAGCTCGTTCTGAATATGCGATGAAAATTGACTATGAGAGAAAGCCACCGATGATTGATTTAGGAGGCGGACATTTTGTAAAATCGTGGTTGTATGTCAAAGGAGCTCCTAAAATTGAATTTTTAAAAGATGAAAAAAATGACGACTAGGAAGTGAATTATGGAAAAAATAATAGAGATGAAAAATTTAAAAAAATATTTTCCAATGAAAAAAAAGACTGTATTAAAAGCGGTTGACAATGTGACGATGGATATTTACAAAGGAGAAATCCTAAGTCTTGTCGGGGAATCTGGAAGTGGGAAAACAACGCTTGGAAGAACAATTAGTCGACTTTACAAAAAGACAAATGGAGAGATTTTGTATAATGGAAAACCTGTGGAAGATTACAGCTTAAAGGATTTCACAAAAGAGATTCAGATGATATTTCAAGATCCACAGGCATCGCTAAATCCCCGAATGACGGTAGGAGATATAGTCGCTGAAGGAATTGACATTCATAAACTTGCAAGTTCAAAGCAGGAGAGAATGGAAAAAGTTTATAGTTTATTGGAATTAGTTGGATTAAACAGGGAACATGCCAGTCGTTTTCCACACGAATTTTCTGGAGGACAACGGCAAAGAATTGGAATTGCTAGAGCACTTGCGGTAAATCCAAGTGTTTTGGTATGTGATGAGCCAATTTCGGCACTGGATGTGTCAATTCAAGCACAAGTTGTAAATTTATTAAAGGATTTACAAAAGGAGAGAAACTTAACGATGTTGTTTATTGCACATGACTTGTCGATGGTAAAATATATTTCAGATAGAGTGGCAGTTATGTATCGGGGAAAAGTTGTGGAACTTGGAACACCTGACGCAGTTTACGGAGATCCTGTTCACAGTTATACAAAATCGTTGATTTCAGCCGTACCAGTTGCAGATCCAGATTATAAAAAGACGGAAAAAATTAATATGGATGAATCATATTTGCGAAGTCCGATTGGAAATGTGTCTGAAATTAATGAAGTTCCAAGTGAACCAGAGCTTACGGAATATAGACCGGGACATTTTGTGGAAACCGCATTTTTGAGAGAAAAAAATTTGATTTAAATGTCATTTTAAAGAAAAAAATAAAAAACAAAATAAAAATAAATAAATAAAAAAAGGATGGTAAAAAAATGAAAAAAATTTTGTTACTTTTAAGTTTAGTTGCATTTTTTATCGTTTCTTGCGGAAGTGGAAGCGGCGATAATGAGCTAATTTTAAATTTAAAAGAAGAAGGAAAATCTTATGACCCAGAATTAGCAAATGATTCAACAGGAGAATTTGTCGATTCACTTTTGACAGAAACACTTACAAGACAGGCAAAAGATGGAAAATCAATGCCAGGGGTGGCAAAAACTTGGGAACACAATCAAGATTCAACAGTTTGGACATTCCATTTGAGAGATAATGCAAAATGGTCAAATGGAGATCCGATTACAGCGCAAAACTTTAAAGATGGATGGGTAAGAGCATTAAATCCAAAAACTGCATCAAAATATGCAGATAAATTATTTTACATAAAAAATGCAAAAGAATTTAATTCAGGAAAAATCAAAAATCCTGACGAATTGGGAATAAAAGTTGTGGATAACTACACTTTAGTAGTAACTTTAAATGATCCATTGCCATATTTTGACTCAATTGTGCGAATTCAAACTTATGCACCGCTTAATAAAGCATTTTATGACAAAGTTAAAGATAAATATATGACTAGTAAAGAAACTTCAATTTCATCAGGAGTTTATAAAATAAAAGAATGGACAAGAGACTCACAAATTGTCTTTGAAAAAAATGAAAATTATTGGAATAAAGACAGCATAAAACTTGAAGGTGTAAAAGTTGTGTTTATAAACGATCCGAATGGAAGCTTGAACGCATTTAAAAATGATGAGATAGATTCGACAAATATTTCTATTGAACAAGCTAAAGAATTTAAAGATGACAAGAGAAAAATACTTACAGACGACGGTTCTGTCTGGTATATGACTTACAATATGAAAAATAAAGTTCTTGCCAACAAAAAAATAAGACAGGCGTTGTCTCTTGCTGTAGATAGAGAAAAATTGGTGTCTGATGTGCTTAGTGGAACTGGAAAACCTGCTTATACATACACTGCAAAAGGTGTTGGAATAATGGGAGTGCAAAAAGATTTTTCTGAAGAAGCTGGAAAAGTGTTTCCTGCATTTGATGCTGCAAAAGCGAAAAGTTTGTTAGCTGAAGGATTAAAAGAGCTAAATTTACAAAAGTTGCCGACACTTGAAATGATTTTTAACGACAGTGGAAACAATAAAATTATTTCAGAATATATTCAAGATCAAATCCATAAAAATTTAGGAGTTGATATTAAAATACAGGCGATGACTTTTAGTGAAAGACTTGCCAGAATGGAACAGAGAAACTATGAAATTGCACTTGCTGGTTATAATGGGGACTTTAATGACGCAATCACTTATTTGGACAGATTTGTGACAAAAGATGGAAATAATTACTCAGATTACTCAAATCCAGAATATGACAGATTGGTTAAATTTGTAAAATCTTCTGGAGATCAAAAAGCGAGAGTGGCTTCAATGATTCAAATGGAAAAAATTCTTGCTGATGATATGCCAGTTGGAATACTTTATTACAGACAGAATACAAAATTAGTTAATCCAAGAGTTCACGACATAGTATTTAGTCCAATTGGAAAAGATTATGTACTGGACTATACTTATATTAAATAAATTTTAAAAATAATAAAAAAAGAAAGAGAGGATTTTTAGATGAAAAAATTATTGTTGATATTGGCAATGTCGCTATTTCTACTATCTTGTGGAAATGGTGGGAATGACCAAAACACATTTTCTGTAAATATTGTAACGGAGCCAAGTTCGATTGACCCGCAAATCACAACTGACATTCCTGGAGGAACAGTCGATGAACTTATTTTAGAAGGATTGCTTCGAAAAGATAAAAATGGAAAATCAGTTGCAGGACTTGCAAAATCGTGGGAAAAATCAAAAGATGGATTAAAATGGACATTTCACTTAAGAGATGGAATAAAATGGTCAAACGGAGATCCAGTAACCGCAAAAGACTTTAAAGCAGGATGGCTTCGTGCGCTAAATCCAGCAACAGCGGCAAGTAACGCAAATATGTTATTTGTAATAAAAAATGGAGAAAAATATAACGCTAAAAAAGCGAGTGCCGAAGAAGTTGGAATTAAAGTGGTTGATGACAAAACTTTGGAAGTTACATTGGAAGCACCAGTTTCATATTTTGATGATTTGGTAACATTTAAAGCATATATGCCTCTAAATGAAAAATATTATAATCAAGTTAAAGACAAATATTTTTCAGAAGCTAAATATACAATAGCTGTAGGTCCTTACACTTTGGACGACTGGACACATAATTCAGAATTGAGATTGAAAAAGAATCCTAATTACTGGGATGCGGCAAATGTTAAGACAGAAAATGTAGTTTTGAAAATGATTGACAGTAATTCGTCTGTAAATGCTTTTAAAAATGATGAAGTTGATGTTACACCAGTTACATTTGAACAAGCAAAAGAATTTAATGGAAAACCTGAATTAGTGACAGCTAAAGATGGAGGAATTTATTATTTATTGTTTAATGTAAACGATCCAGCTTACAAAAATGTGAAAATCAGAAAAGCTATTTCAATGGCAATCAATAAAAATGATTTGTTGACTAAAGCACTTTCAAATTCTGAAAAAGCGACTAAGACTTTCACACCGCAAGGAATTGGACTTAACGGACTAAAAGGTGATTTTGCCAAAGAAGTTCCAACAGATCAGCCAAAATATGATGTGGCAGAAGCTAAAAAATTGTTAGCTGAAGGAATGAAAGAAGCGGGGATTTCTAAATTGCCAAATATAAAAATATTATTTAATGACAGTGGAAGTAGAAAAGCCATTGTGGAATATATTCAAGATAATTTAAAAACTAATTTAGGTGTTCAAGTTGATGCAGAAATGGTTACTGGAAAAGAGCGTGTAAACCGTACAAAAGAAAATAACTTTAACATTGCTCTAATGAACTGGACTGGAGATTTCTTAGATCCAATTACATATTTAGATTTATTTGAAAGTACAAATGCAAATAACCGTGGAAAATTCGTAAATTCAAGATATGACCAGCTTGTAAAAACTGTAAAATCAACAGATGATCCGCAAACAAGAGTACCAGCGATGATTGAAATGGAAAAAATAATTTCGCAAGAAGCTCCAGTTGTAATTTTATTCCAAAAACAAAAACAATATTTAGTTAATCCGAGAGTTACTAATTTAGGATTTGTTTCAATTGGTGGAGAATTCTTTATAAGAGATGTTGTTTTAAAATAAATATCAAAAAAAGAAAACTAAAAAAATTTAAAATAAAAAAAGTCGGGAAAATTTCTCGGCTTTTTTAAATAAAATCTTAAATAAAATTTATAAGTTTATCAATATCAGAATAAATGTTTTTGTAATTCACAAAAGGTCTTTTTAGCACCAAAACAACTGTTCCAAATTCTTTACAGGCATCAATTTTTTCTTTTTCTCCGCCAGTTTTTCCACTTTCTTTTGTAATCAAAAAATCAATTTTAAAACTTTTAAGCATAGCTAAATTCAAATTTTTATCAACAGGCCCTTGAATTGCAATTATATTTTTAGGCAAATATCCAAGATTTTCTGCCTTTTGAATGGAAGAAGTTGTAGGAAGAATTCGAACAAAAAGATTATTTTTCTCGCCCATAACTTTTATTTCTTCCAAATTATTCGATCCCAATGTACTTAAAATATTTTTATTTTCATATTTTAAAACAAAGTCATTCATTTCTTGTAAAGTTTCAAATTTAAAGACATTTTCATCTCCATAATCAAGCATTTCCCGCTCAAATCTTACATATTTAATTCCAAGTTTTTGTGTAACATTCAAAATAGAGCGGCTCACATTTGCAGCATACGGATGACTTGCATCGATGACAATATTTATATTTTTTTCGGTGATGACTTTTTCCATTTGCTCTTCATCCAATTTCTTACAAATTATTTGAATATTTTTTTTGCTATCTAAAGTATATTTTTTCAAAAGTTCTCCGCCGTAGGAAGTGGCAGTGCTAACAAGAATATCCTTTTTATTTTTCACACTGACGAGTTTTTCCAAAATATCTCTTCCATCTTTTGTTCCGCCAATTATCCAAATCATATTTCTCTCTTTCCAAAATTTTTTATTAATTTTATTATAATTTTTAAATAATTCTATTGAAAAAATTTACCATTTTCAAAATAAAATACTCGGCATTCTCCATTTCCAATAAGTTTTCTTTCATCTAAATCGTCTGCTTCCCTGTTTTCAATATAGTTAAAGAAAAGCTCTAAAACAGTTCCGTGTGTGACAACCAAAATATTTCCGCTTTCGTGAGCTTTCACAATCTTGTCAAGTCCTTGTAAAAATCTAGTTAGTCCATCTTTTAACTCTTCTCCACCAACATTTGTCGCACAGTAATTTTTAACATCATAAAAATAATTATGAGCTTCCTGCGGAGAAAAATCAAAAATCTCGCTAAAAGTCATCCCTTGCCATTTCCCAAAATAAATTTCATTAAGTTCAGGAATTTTTTGAAGTTCTGGTTTCTCATTTTTATTATCTTCTAAAATAATTTTTGCAGTTTCAACTGTTCTTCCCATTTGACTAGCATAAACAGCATCAAATTTAACATCTTCCAATTCTTTCGCAGTTTTCTTAACTTTTTCAATCCCTTTTTCTGTAAGTGGCGAATTCATCTGTCCCTGAAATTTTTCCAGAACATTCCATTCAGTTTGTCCATGTCTTACAATGTATAATTTTAATTTATTTTCTTTAATTTCTTTCATTTTTTATTTTTTTTTCCTTTCTCTTTTTCTTTCGTTTCTTTAATTTCTTTAAGTTATTTCTTTTCTTTCTTTTATATATATTTTTTTAAAATTTATTTCTTTTTTTTTAAAATTTTAATTTTTAAATTTTAAATTCTTATATTTTATTTTTTTAATTAAGTCAATTGAGTTAAGTTAATCAAACATCTGGATAAGTTCTCACATCTTCAGTTATTCTACAAGCCGCTTCTATGATTGGAAACATCATAATAGCTCCAGTTCCTTCGCCAAGCTTCATATTCATCAGAAGTGGCGCGGTTAAATTAAGCTCACTCATAATATATTTCATCCCTGGCTCACAGCTCAAGTGCGAACCAATCATATAGTCACGAGCATTCGGACATAATTTTTGTGTAATTAATGCCGCAACAGCTGAGATAAAGCCGTCTATGACAACAGGAACGCCATTTTTAGCGCAACCTAAAAAAGTTCCAGACATTCCTGCAATATCCAGTCCGCCAACTTTGGAAAGCACGTCAATCGGATCTTTTTTATCAATTTTTTTAGTCAAAATCGCTCTTTTTATAACTTCTTTTTTATGTTCCAAAGTCTTTTTATTAATTCCGCTTCCAAATCCAACAATATCGTCCAGCGGCAAATCTGAAAAAACTTTTAAAATAGCGCTACTCGTCGAAGTATTTCCAATTCCCATTTCTCCAGTCGCAAAAAGATTATAATCTTTTTTCACAAATTCGTCCACCATTTTTATTCCAATTTCAATGGCAGATACAGCGGTTTCATAACTCATGGCAGCTTTGTCTGCAATATTATTTGTCCCAAATGGCATAAGTTTTTTGTCAATAATTCCTTCAAAATCAAATTTTTTTGAATTGCTTGAACTTTCATCAATTCCCAAGTCGACTACTTTTACATCAGCACCAAAACTTTTTGCCAGAGAATTTATCGAAGAAGTGCCGTTTAACATCGCTTCCACGACATATTGAGTTATGACTCTTTTGGATTTGCTCACTTTTTCACGCTCTACGCCATTGTCGGCTGCCATAACGAGCACCATCTTTTTTTTAGGACGATAATTTTGCCGCATTCCTTCCAGTCTTACTGCCAAATCTTCAATAATTCCAAGTCCTTTCGGAGTTTTTAGCAAAGAATCAAGTTTTTTTTCTTTTTCTTTCATTCGTTGTCTATTTGCCGCTTCAATTTGGGTCAAAGTTTTTTTCAAAATCTCCATCTTTCTCCTAAATTTTTACTTTTACAAACTATTTTTTATTTTCTCAAATGCTTTTTCCAACGCAAAATAAAATTTTTCATAGTCTTCGTCGGAATGAACATAGGAAATGAAATGAGCTTCATATTTTGACGGCGGCACAATAATCCCATTTTCTAACATTGTGTCAAAATAAATGGCAAACATTTCATCACTTGTATCAATCGCATCTTCCAAATTTTCTATTTTATCCTTTGCAAAAAAGATTGTAAATAAGCTATTAACATAGTTCACAGTCGCAGGAATTTCATATTTTTGAATTAAGTTTTCTATTTTAGAAACCAATTCTTTCGTTCTTTTCTCCAAAGTCTTGTAAATTTCAGGATTTTCTTTCAAAATGGAAATCGTTTTAATTCCAGCTGCGACAGAAACTGGATTTCCAGAAAGAGTTCCAGCGTGATAAACATTTCCAACTGGTGAAATCAAATCCATAATTTCTTTTTTTCCACCGAATGCACCAACTGGATATCCGCCACCAATGATTTTCCCAAGAGTGACCAAATCTGGCTGTATTCCAAACATTTCACAAGCGCCGCCAAGCGAAATTCTAAATCCAGTGATAACTTCGTCAAAAATTAGAACAATATTTTTTTTACGAGTAATTTCTCGCAAAAATTCCAAGAATTCTTTTGAAGTCTCAATAACTCCCATATTTGCTGGAATAGGTTCAACAATGACACAAGCGATGTCATTTTCATCTTCAATAATTTTTTTCGTTTTTTCAAAATCTCCAAATGGAGCAGTTATTGTGTCTTTGGTTACGGCTTCAGTAATTCCATTGCTGTCCTGATGCTCAAAAGTAAGAAGTCCAGACCCCGCTTTTACAAGCAGTGAATCCGAATGTCCGTGATAACATCCTTCAAATTTCAAAATTTTATTCTTTTTCGTAAATGCACGAGAAAGTCTCACAGCCGCCATCGTAGCTTCAGTCCCAGAAGTTGTAAGCCTAATTTTTTCAATCGCAGGAAAACATTCTTTTACAAGCTCTGCCAATACAACTTCTTTTTTTGTTGGAAGTCCAAAAGATGTCCCTTTTTCCATCTCAGCTCTCACAACTTCAAGAACTTCAGGGTAATTATGTCCAAGTATCATAGGTCCCCAAGATCCAATCAGATCAATATATTCATTCCCATCTTCGTCAAAAAGTTTACTTCCTTTTGCACTTTCAATGAAAATAGGATAGTCTTTTTTTATGGATTGAAAAGCTCTAACTGGACTATTTACACCACCTGGAATAGATTTTTTTGCTTCTTCAAAAATTTCTTTTGATTTATTTGTATTCATCATTTAATCGCTCCTTTTTCAATTAAGTTGGCAAATTCCAAAATATCGTCCGCAACAATAGAATCTAAGCCATTTTCTTTAAGTTTTGAAATATTTTTAACTCCGTATCCAGTTTTCACAAGAACAGTTTTCATTCCAAGCTTTTGTGCAGGAATCAAATCTGTCACTCTGTCGCCAATCATAAAAGAGTTTTTTTCATTTATTTCAAATTCTTTTATTGCCAACTCAAAATTTTTCGTATTTGGTTTCCGACATTCACAATTTTTTTTGTATTTCCCGATCCCATCAGGATGATGCGGACAAAAATATGACTTTTCAATTTTAATCCCCTTTTTTTGCAAATCTTCTTCAATAAATTTTTGCAATTTAAAGTAATCTTCTTCGCTGTAAAATCCTTTAGCAATCCCAGCTTGATTAGTAATAACAGCAAATTTATAACCCAAATTTTTTAATTTTAGAAGACCCGAAATGACATTTTTTTCATATTCAAAATCTTCAATTTTATGAAGATAATTTTTTTCCACATTAATCACGCCATCTCTGTCGAGCAAAATAAATTTATTTTTCATATTTTTTTACCTTCTTTCTCCTTTCTCTTTTTTTCTTTCTTTTTTAAATTTTTAAATTTTTTTATTTTTTTCTTTCTAAAAAAAAACAACCATTCTTACGCAAATTATATAGAATTTGCTTCCAAAAATCAATAAATTCTTTTTACATTTCAGTTGAATTATGCTCTAATTTATGCTATACTTTTTATTGAGAAACTAAGAAGTTTTTAAGGGAAAAAAGATATGAAAATAAAAAAAATCGTTATAATTCGAACGATATATATTATTGTTCTCTATTTAATTTACAATATACTGTTAAATAAATATGATTACACTACAAAGTATTTAACAAATTTTATCTTTTTAATTTTCATATTTATAAAATTTATTTTTGGACAATTAGATTTTTATGCCGAAAGGTTTAGATTAAAAAATATTTTTGTAAATTTTTCAATTGATGCAATTTTTGCATTTGTGTTTTTTATCTTTTTAAGAAAATTAGAGATATTTTATGTTTTTGGTGCAGTTTTTATCTTTCAGTCAATATTTCGAAAAATAATATCTTCAATTTACATGAAAAAGAAAAATGTCTTAATTTTTGGCTCAAACCACATTGAAAACAACATTCAGCAAGATATCATCAATAGTTTGGACTATAACTACATCGGTTATATTTCCAACAACAAAAGCCGTGCAACAAAATATTTAATTGGAAATTACGATGAGATGGAAAAAATCATAAAAGAAAATAAAGTTGATCTTCTTGTAATTGTAAAAGATATGCAAAGTCCCAGTTTTAAAAAATATTTAAAGCGACTTTTTGAACTAAAAGTAAATGGACTGAAAGTTTTGAGCTATGAGATTTTTAACGAAGAAATTCAAAAAAAAATAGATGCAAGTAAAATTGACGAAGAGTGGTTACTGCAATCCAACGGTTTTGATATTTTAAATGACGGAATGCAAAAGAATATGAAGCGTGGAGCAGATTTAGTCATAGCTTCAACGCTAATGATTTTACTCTCACCAGTAGCACTAATTGCAGCAATTTTAATAAAATTGGAGTCAAAAGGTCCAATTATTTTCAAACAAGTAAGAATCGGAGAAAATATGGTTCCATTTAAAGTTTACAAATTTAGAAGCATGAAAATACACGACCCCCAAAAATACTCAAAATATGCACAAGATAACGACAACAGAGTGACAAAAATCGGAAATTTTATGAGAAAGACAAGAATTGATGAGTTGCCACAGCTTTTTTGCATTTTAAAAGGAACAATGAGTTTTGTGGGTCCAAGACCAGAATGGGATATTTTAGCCAAAGAGTACGAAAAACAAATACCATATTACAACTTAAGACACATGATAAAACCTGGACTAACAGGCTGGGCACAAGTGATGTATCCCTACGGCGAAAATATTGAAGACACAAAAAGAAAATTAGAATATGATTTATACTATTTAAAACATCAGGATTTAATTTTGGATGTTTTAATAATATTAAAAACAGTTAAAGTAATACTTTTTGGAAAAGGGAAATAAAAGAAAATAGTTAAATAAAATTGGAGGATTTTTATGAAAGGAATTATTTTAGCAGGAGGAAGTGGAACGAGGCTTTATCCTTTAACAAAGGCAATTTCAAAGCAAATTATGCCAATATACGATAAACCTATGATTTACTATCCATTGTCAGTATTGATGTTGGCAAATATAAGAGAAATTTTGATTATTTCTACTCCTAGAGATCTGCCAGTGTTTAAAGAATTATTGGGAGATGGGAGTCAGTTGGGCTTGAAGTTAGAATATAAAGTACAGAAACATCCAAATGGCTTAGCTGAAGCATTCATAATAGGTGAAGAGTTTATAGGAAATGACAATGTTTGCTTAATTTTAGGAGATAACATCTTTTACGGCAGCGGTCTTTCAGGATTACTGGAAGAAGCATCAAAGTTAGAAGAAGGAGCAGTAGTATTTGGTTATCCCGTAAAAGACCCAAGAGCCTACGGAGTTGTAGAATTTGACAAAAATGGAAAAGCAATTTCATTGGAAGAAAAGCCAGAAAATCCAAAATCAAATTATGCAATACCCGGATTGTACTTCTATGATAATACGGTACTAAAAAAAGTAAAATCAATAAAACCTTCAGCAAGAGAGGAATTAGAAATTACATCTGTAAATGAAAAATATTTGGAAGAGGGCAAATTAAGCGTAAAAAAATTTGGAAGAGGCGTAGCTTGGCTTGATACTGGTACTCACGAAGCCTTATTGGAAGCAGCAAATTTTGTGCAAACTGTCCAGAAAAGACAAGGATTTTACATCGCTTGTATCGAGGAGATTGCTTATCAAAAAGGGTGGATAGGTGAAGAGGAAGTGAGAGAATTGGCGAAGGTTATGATGAAAACTGAGTATGGGAAATATTTGATTGATTTGAAAAAATAAAGAAAGTGAGAAATTAATGGAGATATTCAAATATAGAAATCTTATAAAAGAATTAGTTATTAGAGATATAAAAGTGAAATATAAAAAATCTATTTTGGGGATATTATGGAGTATTTTAAATCCACTTTTAATGATGATGGTTATGACAGTTGTATTTTCAACTATATTTAAATCCTCTATACCAAATTTTCCTATGTATTTAATAATAGGACAAACGCTTTTTACTTTTTTTAGTGAAACTACAAATATGGCATTAATGTCAATAATTTATAGTGCAGGGTTAATAAAAAAAGTATATATTCCAAAATATATATTTCCATTCTCGAAAAGTTTATTTGCTCTAAGTAATCTTTTCTTTTCGCTAATAGCTGTATTTATAGTTGCTATTTTTACAAAAATTGAGTTTAGTTTTTATATACTGCTTTTTCCACTTCCAATTTTTTTGTTATTTTTATTTTCATTTGGAATAGGATTAATAGTAGCTACATATTCTGTATTTTTTAGAGATATTGCTCATTTATATCAAATATTATTATTAATATGGACATATGTAACTCCTATATTTTATCCTATAACAATATTACCAGGAAATCTTGTAAAAACAATTTTATATAATCCACTATTTTGTTATATAACATTTGCAAGAGATTTAATTTTAGAAAGGAAAATAAGTGATATTAAATTGGTTTCATTATGTTTTTTGTATTCTTTAGTAAGTATGATATTAGGAATGTATATATTTAAAAAAAATGAAAAACAATTTATCTTTTACATATAACTGAAAGGGAAATAAATAATGATATTAAATAAAAAAAAAGTAAAAAGATTGGTTATATTTCTTTTTTATGATAAAGAAGGTATAGTTGACAATTATATTCCAACTTTTTTTGAAGGATTAAAAGAATTCTACGATAAACTTTGCTTTGTAGCAAATGGGAAATTACAAGAAGAGGGAAGAAAAAAAGTAGAAAAATATGTAACAGATTTTATAGTTAGAGAAAATAAAGGATTTGATGTATGGGGCTACAAAGAAGGTTTAGAATTTTATGGTTGGGAAGAATTAGAGAATTATGATGAAATAATTTTGATGAATTATACAATTTTTGGACCAATATATCCATTTTCTGAA
This genomic stretch from Leptotrichia sp. oral taxon 218 harbors:
- a CDS encoding ABC transporter permease, with the translated sequence MEIFKYRNLIKELVIRDIKVKYKKSILGILWSILNPLLMMMVMTVVFSTIFKSSIPNFPMYLIIGQTLFTFFSETTNMALMSIIYSAGLIKKVYIPKYIFPFSKSLFALSNLFFSLIAVFIVAIFTKIEFSFYILLFPLPIFLLFLFSFGIGLIVATYSVFFRDIAHLYQILLLIWTYVTPIFYPITILPGNLVKTILYNPLFCYITFARDLILERKISDIKLVSLCFLYSLVSMILGMYIFKKNEKQFIFYI